One window of Oncorhynchus masou masou isolate Uvic2021 chromosome 28, UVic_Omas_1.1, whole genome shotgun sequence genomic DNA carries:
- the LOC135517908 gene encoding protein phosphatase 1 regulatory subunit 3C-B-like, with product MNCTQMLQMFVGHSIPQQSAMPVDLAMRLCLSQSLPLCRLQGVSPLKVLRPHLHTKDYRSPRASLHTAAPHSSSSSSSSPERSETKSCVRRSSASPKKKRVVFADTKGLSLTAVRLYIPDNSFSTTQRADSSSPSTSSPPIRPQGLWPGPVGGKQQLLRLSLAFPQPMADFKTFQARLQEVLVQLESCSVTERSLSGTVRVCNVSFEKTVYVRVTFDSWRSHQDIPCSYLQQRYGATETDVFAFDVPLPQNLDPSERLEFCVLFRPGSGAALRWDNNGGQNYCVCVEPEGAVYSKAPVQRRITTPHSLQRPPSWPRSGGTSLKSPLFPELSHPSAFISQSSG from the exons ATGAACTGTACACA AATGCTTCAAATGTTTGTCGGCCACTCCATACCCCAGCAGTCTGCCATGCCAGTGGACCTCGCCATGCGACTGTGCCTGAGCCAGAGCCTGCCCCTCTGTCGTCTACAGGGTGTGTCCCCTCTGAAGGTCCTGAGACCTCACCTTCACACCAAAGACTACCGGTCTCCCAGAGCCAGCCTTCACACTGCTGCGCCGCACTCctcatcttcatcctcctcctccccagagcGGTCTGAGACCAAGAGCTGTGTGCGCAGGAGCAGTGCCAGCCCTAAGAAGAAGCGTGTAGTGTTTGCTGATACTAAGGGGCTGTCTCTCACTGCAGTGCGACTATATATCCCAGACAACTCCTTTTCCACAACCCAGAGGGCTGactcttcttccccctctacctcctcccctcctatcAGACCGCAGGGCCTGTGGCCGGGTCCTGTCGGTGGGAAGCAGCAGCTCTTGAGATTAAGTCTGGCCTTCCCCCAACCCATGGCAGACTTCAAGACCTTCCAAGCCCGCCTGCAGGAGGTCCTGGTGCAGCTGGAGAGCTGCAGTGTGACTGAGCGATCACTGAGTGGCACCGTGCGTGTCTGCAATGTCAGCTTTGAGAAGACTGTGTACGTGCGAGTAACCTTTGACTCGTGGCGAAGCCACCAGGACATCCCCTGTTCCTACCTGCAGCAACGCTACGGGGCCACAGAGACTGACGTGTTTGCCTTTGATGTCCCCCTCCCCCAAAACCTGGATCCCAGCGAGCGTCTGGAGTTCTGTGTGTTGTTCCGGCCAGGCAGTGGGGCCGCGCTGCGTTGGGACAACAACGGGGGACagaactactgtgtgtgtgtagagcctgaGGGGGCTGTGTATAGTAAAGCCCCGGTACAGCGCCGCATCACCACTCCCCACTCCCTCCAACGTCCCCCCTCATGGCCAAGGAGTGGGGGAACCAGCCTGAAGAGCCCTCTTTTCCCTGAACTCTCCCACCCCTCAGCCTTCATCAGCCAGAGTTCAGggtga